A stretch of Janibacter endophyticus DNA encodes these proteins:
- a CDS encoding 3-methyladenine DNA glycosylase — MLSPRPRADWAAEASAHAARVDELTAGHRERRARGEKHPVEDFLFEYYGHRPAQLRRWHPGVGVALADAPEYAAWSGYVVDDDGFARVDDEGVIARRGRAVAFVRGLLEATLSRPPHLGCFGMHEWAMVYRLAPGEQRHEQLPLRLGQAQTDAVVERHQVRCSHFDAYRFFTEPARPLNQLRPTREGQVGLEQPGCLHAGMDLYKWCFKLSPLIPSALTLDAFELARETRTLDMQASPYDVSGLGLSAVRVETSAGKAEYLERQRDLAGRSNALRRRLLKVLPTT, encoded by the coding sequence ATGCTTTCTCCTCGCCCTCGCGCGGACTGGGCCGCGGAGGCGAGTGCCCACGCGGCCCGTGTCGACGAGCTGACCGCCGGGCACCGGGAGCGCCGGGCCCGGGGCGAGAAGCACCCCGTCGAGGACTTCCTCTTCGAGTACTACGGGCACCGACCTGCCCAGCTGCGCCGCTGGCACCCGGGAGTCGGGGTCGCCCTGGCGGACGCACCGGAGTACGCGGCGTGGTCCGGCTACGTCGTCGACGACGACGGGTTCGCCCGGGTCGACGACGAAGGGGTGATCGCCCGCCGAGGGCGGGCTGTCGCCTTCGTCCGGGGTCTGCTCGAAGCGACCCTCTCCCGACCGCCGCACCTCGGCTGCTTCGGCATGCACGAGTGGGCGATGGTCTACCGGCTCGCCCCCGGCGAGCAGCGGCACGAGCAGCTCCCCCTTCGGCTAGGGCAGGCGCAGACCGACGCTGTCGTCGAGCGCCACCAGGTGCGGTGCAGCCACTTCGACGCCTATCGCTTCTTCACCGAGCCGGCCCGCCCGCTCAACCAGCTCCGGCCCACCCGGGAGGGTCAGGTCGGGCTCGAGCAGCCCGGCTGCCTGCACGCGGGGATGGACCTCTACAAGTGGTGCTTCAAGCTGAGCCCGCTTATCCCCTCCGCCCTGACGCTCGACGCCTTCGAGCTGGCCCGCGAAACCCGGACGCTCGACATGCAGGCCTCCCCCTACGACGTCAGCGGGCTCGGGCTGAGCGCCGTCCGGGTCGAGACTTCCGCCGGCAAGGCCGAGTACCTCGAGCGGCAGCGCGACCTGGCCGGCCGGTCGAACGCCCTGCGCCGTCGCCTGCTCAAGGTGCTGCCCACCACCTGA